One window of Candidatus Marinarcus aquaticus genomic DNA carries:
- the thrC gene encoding threonine synthase — protein MNFIETRGNDTKNLQEVSFSQAILNPSASFGGLYVPKELPQLGLEFVKAHLNSSYKELAFALLKKFEIDIDDGEIHKALDLYDNFDNPKDPCPVVKVKEDLFVQEQYHGPTRAFKDMALQPFGSLLSSLAKKNNEHYLILAATSGDTGPAALNTFKNKEGIQVACMYPSGGTSDVQRLQMVCEDGANLKVIGINGNFDDAQAALKNLLASSTFKNELHKHNIKLSAANSVNFGRIIFQIIYHIHSYIELVKQNEISLGDAIYLIVPSGNFGNALGGYYAMKMGIPIEKILIASNENNILTQWINDGVYDIRGKELILTKSPAMDILKSSNIERVLFDLFGAERTKELMENLHEKQYFTLSTCEKEQIQAIFSAIYSDDAYGSSKIKEFLDEGYLMDPHTATCLKAYENLKEKPLKTVMYSTAEWTKFSPTVLNALNETNISYADKEALETIAQKNNAKIPESVQALFSANVIHDTIIDKEDIEKEIINFIQ, from the coding sequence ATGAATTTTATAGAAACACGTGGAAACGATACTAAAAACCTTCAAGAGGTCAGTTTTTCTCAAGCCATATTAAACCCAAGTGCCTCTTTTGGTGGTTTGTATGTTCCAAAAGAGTTACCACAGTTGGGACTTGAGTTTGTTAAAGCACACCTAAACTCAAGTTACAAAGAGTTGGCTTTTGCCCTTTTAAAAAAATTTGAAATTGATATTGATGATGGTGAGATTCACAAAGCACTTGATTTGTATGACAACTTTGATAATCCCAAAGACCCATGTCCGGTTGTAAAAGTTAAAGAGGATTTATTTGTACAAGAGCAATATCATGGACCAACCAGAGCCTTTAAAGATATGGCTTTACAACCATTTGGTTCACTGCTTTCAAGCTTGGCAAAGAAAAACAATGAGCACTATCTTATTTTAGCTGCAACTTCGGGAGATACAGGACCAGCTGCACTGAATACGTTTAAAAACAAAGAGGGTATTCAAGTTGCTTGTATGTACCCAAGTGGTGGAACAAGTGACGTTCAGCGTCTTCAAATGGTGTGTGAAGATGGTGCAAATCTTAAAGTCATTGGTATCAATGGAAACTTTGATGACGCGCAAGCTGCACTGAAAAACCTTTTAGCTTCATCGACATTTAAAAATGAGCTGCACAAACACAACATCAAGTTAAGTGCGGCTAATTCCGTGAACTTTGGACGAATTATTTTTCAAATCATCTATCACATTCACTCATACATTGAATTAGTCAAACAAAATGAAATCAGCTTAGGGGATGCGATTTATTTGATTGTACCAAGTGGGAACTTCGGTAATGCCTTAGGTGGATATTATGCCATGAAAATGGGCATTCCAATTGAAAAAATTCTCATTGCTTCCAATGAAAATAATATTTTAACGCAATGGATCAATGATGGAGTATATGATATTCGAGGCAAAGAGTTGATTTTAACCAAGTCTCCTGCTATGGATATTTTAAAATCATCCAACATTGAAAGAGTGCTGTTTGACCTGTTTGGAGCTGAGCGCACAAAAGAATTGATGGAAAACCTCCATGAGAAGCAATACTTTACATTAAGTACGTGTGAAAAAGAACAAATTCAAGCGATTTTCTCTGCCATTTATTCAGATGATGCATATGGTTCAAGCAAAATCAAAGAGTTTTTAGATGAGGGATATTTGATGGACCCTCATACAGCAACATGTCTTAAAGCCTATGAAAACCTAAAAGAGAAACCACTTAAAACAGTCATGTACTCAACAGCAGAGTGGACCAAGTTTTCTCCAACGGTTTTAAATGCTCTGAATGAAACCAATATTTCTTATGCAGATAAGGAAGCGTTAGAAACCATTGCACAAAAAAATAACGCGAAAATTCCAGAGAGTGTGCAAGCACTTTTCTCTGCAAACGTGATTCATGACACCATCATTGATAAAGAAGATATAGAAAAAGAAATCATCAATTTTATCCAATAA
- a CDS encoding Rieske 2Fe-2S domain-containing protein: MSNDTNRRDFLGYSFAAVAAVGGAASLVGMKKVWDPLPSVLAGGFTTIDLAPLKAGEPETFTWRGKPIFVLKKTADMEGSERDLIIGDDRYTVAIGLCTHLGCIPAWKKDKWKCACHGGEFNPSAKQVFGPPPRPLDVPPFEVQGTTIVLGNEGPESKKIAAFVATQA, from the coding sequence ATGTCTAACGATACAAATAGACGGGATTTTCTTGGTTACTCATTTGCTGCTGTTGCCGCAGTGGGTGGTGCTGCTTCTCTTGTTGGTATGAAAAAAGTATGGGATCCGCTTCCAAGCGTACTTGCTGGTGGATTCACAACAATAGACTTAGCTCCATTAAAAGCAGGAGAACCAGAAACATTCACATGGAGAGGAAAGCCGATTTTTGTTCTTAAAAAAACGGCTGATATGGAAGGTTCTGAAAGAGATTTAATTATTGGTGATGACAGATATACTGTTGCTATTGGTCTTTGTACACACTTAGGTTGTATCCCTGCGTGGAAAAAAGACAAATGGAAATGTGCATGTCATGGTGGGGAGTTCAATCCAAGTGCAAAACAAGTTTTTGGTCCACCTCCAAGACCGCTTGATGTACCTCCATTTGAAGTTCAAGGAACGACTATCGTTTTAGGTAATGAAGGTCCTGAATCTAAAAAAATTGCTGCATTCGTAGCAACACAAGCGTAG